Part of the Quercus robur chromosome 5, dhQueRobu3.1, whole genome shotgun sequence genome, CGACTCCAAGGACCACCATAAAAATTTGTTCTCTGCTACAACGTATTAAGATAATAGACTCTGTGACTTTAGCTCTTGATCACCAAAATATCAACTCCATTGTTGAATAAAGACTTTTGAATCATAGGTTGATCAAAATGATgtttaggatttctctctctctaaacctctTGTTGAAGTCATGCTATAATAAGCCTTTCATATGATGTCATGTAGGGACTGAAAAACAAGGCAGCAAACGagttaattaacaaaattagaTTTTGGTTTCACAATTTTCAATGCATCGAGCCACTATCAAAGTCAACATCCCTCAAACATCATCTTTCAATCGATTGAATGGATGTCAAAATTATGGATTACTCATAAAGAACTGCCTTCTTTTGAGATGCAACTTAGGCCTATGAAACCTGGACTTGACATAcattacaaaatcaaaatatccaaGGGTTTCAGGTGATTAGATTAAATGAGCTACTAATAAGTGAGAATAAACAGCAAACACAGACTGCATGTTTGCCTTTTAGCTTTCCTAAAAGTTCTAATGCTTGGAGCACAGGAAATTGTCTGTAGGTTACATCATTCTCTATTATGTTTCAATTATTACTTATTAGCATATGAGGCTTGCGTTGCAATTATATATCTTCAAAGTTTAGGGGAAAGTACAGTCCACTGAAGTAGGCTGCATTCACTAACACTTATATTTTACATTTGGACCTGGTACAataggaaagaaagaagaaaaaaagaataagaagtatATTTGTTCTTATAAACAGAGTAAAATGTTAATTGTTCCCATAAATCCTTATAGAAGCAATTTAGATGCAATCTTTACCTTTTAGCGAGCTTCAAACATAGTTATTGTCACGTCATTTATAGAATAAAACCCCTCTCCTTTGACTGATCCCAAATCATTGGTAGGTCTTATGAACACGAAAGCAGGTTGCTTCGGAGAAGGAAGAGTTGTTTCACAACTTAGCATGAGAAGAATTGCCAACATTGTTGGTCGATCCGTTGCATCTTCTTGCACACATAAGAGCCCAATTTGAATGCATCTCAAGACCTCATGAGAAACAAAAGACTCAGTAATTGATGAATCAACTATATCCAAGGCTCTATCTTGTCTCCAAAGTTCCCAAACCTGTATGGTTTATAGCATTATCCAAAAGGAGTTGTATTATAAATGCAAATGGAAAAGACggttatttttttgttacttaCATGCCCTATCAAAGTTAGAGAAGGGTGTGTTTGATAAGAACTATTATTCTTCTTGCCACTAATGATCTCCAACAATATGACACCAAAACTAAAGACATctgattttgttgaaaattttccaaatattGCATACTCTGGTGACATATAACCACTGCatatgaatagtattaaaaataaagttaaagttCACATAGGCCTTCATTTTCTATATGTGTGGAAAGTGTGCAAGGCTTTGTGTGCACATGTGTACTTACTATGTTCCAATAATTCTAGTTGTCTTGTCTTGAAACTGGTCTCCGTTGAATATACGAGCTATCCCAAAATCCGAAATTTTAGGATTCATCTCACCATCTAGGAGAACATTGCTAGTTTTAAGATCCCTATGAATAATTCTTAATCTTGAGTCTTGATGAAGATACAAAATCCCACGAGTGATCCCAATAATGATTTCAAAGCGTTTCCCCCAATTAAGCAATGAACTTCTTGTATggtctacaataaaatttaactcCAGAATACTCAAAATGTGATTAAATAGTGTAAAAATATTTGATTGTATGTAGTCCAAATATATgctttgaatatatataataaaagaaaataaaacaaatgaatGCAATAGATTTATAGAAAAAAGACATaccaaaaatgaagaaatcCAAGCTTTTGTTGGGCATGTACTCATAAATCAACATCTTTTCTTCCCCTTGAATGCAACAACCAAAAAGCTTGACAAGATTCCTATGTTGGAGTTTCGCAATTAACATAACTTCATTTTTGAATTCATCTATTCCTTGTCCTGAACTGTTGGATAGCCTTTTTACAGCTACTTGTTGTCCATTAGATAATTGACCCTAAATCCATGATCCAAAATTAAGCTTAGTCAAAAAAATTACTTCAAAGCAGTTGAGTTCAATGCCACAATCTGATCCTTCAATAACTTATGTCTTAGCTTATGTAAATCATTTTCCTGCATTCACACTCATACAAtaatggaaattgaaaaagaaaggaaaatatgcAAGATATCAACATTCAGCAATGCCATTATGAATTTTAAGTTTACCTTAAAAACAGAACCGAAGCCACCTTGTCCCAATTTGTTGATTGGAGAGAAATTGTCAGTGGCAGCAACTATGCAGCTTAGATCAAAGATGAATAAATCTGGATGTCTACTCTCCTCCAGCTCATTTCCCTCCAAATAGCCCATGGTACCGTTAAAATATAATGACTGATGGTGCAATTTTCTCTTCACTGTCCTAAAACATATTGATAGACATTGCTGACTATAATTTTGCAATTAAGCATTTATATAGCTCAAGTGGTCTACTAAAATGactcttgatatatatatatatattcctctgTGTTTGTGTGAACAATACAATGGAAGTGATGTTGTTACCTTTtgttttcctcatcttttttttttttggagagggatgttttcctcttcttcattaGGCATACATAGCCTATCAAGCATACCAGAAACAATGTCACCATAACAGAAATTATTGTAATTGCCAGCTTCCTCTTGTGGCCAAGAAAACCATTGGACTTCCTTGTGTAAGCAGCTgaaggacaaaaaaataaattatatatatatatatatatatatatatatatatcagtcaACGATTTGTAAGGTGAAATAGGCAGAAATGAAAATTTACGAAAAATGCAAGCAAGTGGAGAAGGCCACCTAACTCAGTTGCATCTACACGTACATTTAGATCCCACATTTCATATGAACTCTCCGAAATGTCAATCAATTCACCATACCATGCCAAGCAACTGGTCCCCTTCCCATCAATATTTATGCTGAGAAAAGCTGTGCAAGAGCAATTTCTCAAGCATGCCTGCTCGCACTCTGAGCTACTCATACTCATGTCCATCCAAACTGCATTAAATGAATCAGGACCCTTCAAAAGCTCCACCTTCACAAACCCTTCTCCATTCCCACACATTGACAACCCCAACTGCTTCCTCACACACCCCTCAGAACCATCTCTGTGATACCAATTCTTCGGAGACTTGGGTTCATACCCTGGCAAACAAGTACACTCAAACCTATTAAAACTGTCAGCAGACTCGGGACCACACTTACCATATGCACCACAGTGTCTATAGTTGTCACACCGGTATTTAGGTGTTGACCAGAATTCCTTCCATTGAAGATCACCATCATTCCACATAAGGTGCTGGAGCAATCCAGAGATGTCAACCACTAGTCTTGAAATGATAGAGGGGTCATCAAAAAAGTAGGTGTAAGATAACTCATCTTCGTTGTTAACAGAATAATACTTAAAACCCGATGAGGCTGTTGCTGCTGATGATGATGTGTGCCACGGCCATGGACCTGACCGCCAATATAAAGTCGAACCCTTATACAAGACGAGTTGTGGAGAGCCAGTAGGATTCATCTTATAGATGTAGTCCCCAGTTCCGGGGTCATCTTGTGACTTCCAAGATGTCAAGAACCTGTCTAACCCAGTCATCCGATTCAACCCAAGCCTCATGCCTGGAAGCAGTGTGTCTGTAGGATGATCAAAGCTTTGCCATATAACCTTTTTGTTATTGCCTTGGACCAATACCAGATTTCCTGAATCTTGAAGCTGTGCAACAGAGGTTGTCCCCTGGACAGACACATTTGTAGACCAAAGAAGACGGTTAGAACTGTCATGGAGGACAAGGTTTCCATGGTTGTTGATGGAGAGAACACCGGAGGAATCAATAATAGGATCATTCCTGTTTGCCACCCACACTATAGTTAGATTTGGCACTTTGACAAACCAAATACCAAGATACCGGTAGCTAGAATTGCCGGGACTAAAGAAGCCTAAggcgaaattatttttgttggaaATCAAAGACTGGCCATCCTTGATGGATTGATCTGGTGTTAAGGTGTCAACGGAAGTGCAAAATGGGAAGAAAAGCACGATCAGAATCAATGGCATGACCATGGTTTCAGGGTCCATGTTTGTGTGCAGTGATCTTTCACTtaaaataacctttttttttttttttttttgggagggggtgGTTGGTTTGGGGGGGTGGGGCATGAAGTCTTTTTacaagaaaagagagaatattcTGAAGTTCTTTCTTTCTGATACCTATCGCTGACTAATTGTTTCTTTTAGGACTACACGCCTCTCTTTTTTCAAACATAGAAGCAGCCTATCAAAAAGGATTTTGCTCCAACTCAATGAGCCAAGCATCACAAGTCAACCAGAATTGCGTCTAGGGACAGGAGGCATTCAAGCATCAATTTTATATTAGACACGgattttgtaatttcttataTTGATCAGTCAAACTCAACAGGATAACATAATTGACTACAtgagagcatccacagcagtggagctaaaattttagcaatttagctccaccaaaagttactttatctattttacctacacacatactacagcagtggatctattttagctttcaacacaataaaataatatattcatcacaataaaataatatttctactctaataaaataataatatttttacaataataaaataatatatcaccaccaccacacagcacaaacatcctccaccaccaccactcaaCACAAACATcctcaaccaccaccaccaccaccaccaccaccaccagcagtccacagcagataaataaaaaaaaaaaaaaaaaaaaaaacaaaacccaaatcaaggcTCAAGCAAACGACGATACAGTACaaacatcctccaccaccaccactcaaCACAAACATcctcaaccaccaccaccaccagcagcagcagcagtccacagcagataaaaaaaaaaaaaaaaaaacaaacaaaacccaaatcaaggcTCAAGCAAACGACGATAGTTCGCTCCTCCGTTGTTCCCAGTTCGAGTTCGAAGACCTCTTCCAATCCCTAGTTTCTCGGTTCCCTTCCTTCAATTCCTTGGATTCATCGCTCCGGCGCTCGGTTACGCCGGCGGTTTCGCTCTCCACCGCCAATCCAAGGATCGGCTGAGACATCGAGGCGATTCCGATGTCGGGGAGTGGATTTTCTTCACCAGTACGACGCCGTTTAGCCGGTTCGTGTTCCTGCGGTGCCCTTTGGTGTCGTTCGCCGAAGGCGAGGACGTGAACGAGAGGCTGGTGAAGGAGGCGTGAGGTTGAACAAAGGAAGAATGGTGGTAAGGAGCGACGGCGACGGCGTGGGCTGAGACTGCGACGGCGTAGGCTCGGCTGAGACGGAGACGGCGACGGCGTAGGCTCGGCTGAgacggcgacggcgacggcGTGAATATGGCTGGgagatgagagcttgagagagatgagaggttGAGAGAACAGAGTGCAcggagagagaatgaaaaacaGAGTGCACGGAGAGAggatgaaagaatgaaaaaagtaaagtctgtttttattattttaatccggtgttgaattaaaaaattattttttttttatagatgagtgctacagtgcacatctatagatagatgtgcactgtagcaaatcagctaaatttttttggtatggctccactgctgcaagCCTCTTTTGCTATattagtggagctaaaatagcattatagctttttagctccactgctgcaaatgctctgaGTTGAACTTAGAATTAGGAGTGTGCACAAACCGACCAGCACCGACCCAACTGATCAGCGCCGACAATACCGCATCGTCGCTGGAGCCGACCGATGGAGCTGAGGCCGGTGAACGGAGGGGAACCCCAGTTCCGACGTTGGTGCGGTACAGAAGTCAGAATGCAAGTCTGAAACCGATTCAAAAAACCGAACCGACCGataaatctaatatatatatatatatatatatctcagaACTGCGTCATTTCActtagttaaataaataaataaaagaaaaaaagaagaagaaagaaaatgatgacGTTTTGTGCACAACCCTAGCCCTAACTCCCAGGTATAAATTCGTTATTTTCTCAGTCTTCCTCCTTAACCCTCTCAGTCTCTCTTTTGCCTGTGGGCTTTGCTGGGTGATGACTCTCCTCGAGTCATTGCCTGCCATGTCTCTCTCTCATCACCTCACCAGTCACCGGCTGACCGCCTCACTGCCAGCAGCCACTCCATCGGTAACTCCATGTCTCCACTCTCCATCTCTCACCATGCCATTTTAaagattctctctctcactttgaGTCCAACTGTCCAAGTCCGTCTGTGAACTATGATCTATCTAACGTTTTTTGTTCTTGGcatttttcaacaatttgatttttagcATTTGTGATATTTCTGGCATTTTTGGCATTTTTCATCGGGtgatatttctttttcaatctgACCATTTCAGGCTTTCAGCATTTTTcgtttctctctcttactttgGCCTCTTACTCATGTTttcgtttatttatttattttatttag contains:
- the LOC126727320 gene encoding G-type lectin S-receptor-like serine/threonine-protein kinase RKS1 isoform X7: MDPETMVMPLILIVLFFPFCTSVDTLTPDQSIKDGQSLISNKNNFALGFFSPGNSSYRYLGIWFVKVPKQTIVWVANRNDPIIDSSGVLSINPYGNLVLHDSSKRLLWSTNVSFQGTTSVAQLQDSGNLVLVQGNNEKFIWQSFDHPTDTVLPGMRIGLNRITGLDRFLTSWKSQDDPGTGDYFCKINPTGSPQGVLYKGSTLYWRTGPWPWLSSSSAAISSSSFKYYFVNNEDEVSHAYFYDDAYIISRQVLHNSGLVQHLVWNDGDLQWKEYWSAPKYRCDNYRHCGAYGKCGPESASFKRFECTCLPGYEPKSPKNWYHRDGSEGCVRKQLGLSMCGNGEGFVKVELLKGPDSFNAVWMDMSMSSSECEQACLRNCSCTAFLSINIDGKGTSCLAWYGELIDISESSYEMWDLNVRVDATELAAYTRKSNGFLGHKRKLAITIISVMVTLFLVCLIGYVCLMKKRKTSLSKKKKDEENKRTVKRKLHHQSLYFNGTMGYLEGNELEESRHPDLFIFDLSCIVAATDNFSPINKLGQGGFGSVFKGQLSNGQQVAVKRLSNSSGQGIDEFKNEVMLIAKLQHRNLVKLFGCCIQGEEKMLIYEYMPNKSLDFFIFDHTRSSLLNWGKRFEIIIGITRGILYLHQDSRLRIIHRDLKTSNVLLDGEMNPKISDFGIARIFNGDQFQDKTTRIIGTYGYMSPEYAIFGKFSTKSDVFSFGVILLEIISGKKNNSSYQTHPSLTLIGHVWELWRQDRALDIVDSSITESFVSHEVLRCIQIGLLCVQEDATDRPTMLAILLMLSCETTLPSPKQPAFVFIRPTNDLGSVKGEGFYSINDVTITMFEAR
- the LOC126727320 gene encoding G-type lectin S-receptor-like serine/threonine-protein kinase RKS1 isoform X1, encoding MDPETMVMPLILIVLFFPFCTSVDTLTPDQSIKDGQSLISNKNNFALGFFSPGNSSYRYLGIWFVKVPNLTIVWVANRNDPIIDSSGVLSINNHGNLVLHDSSNRLLWSTNVSVQGTTSVAQLQDSGNLVLVQGNNKKVIWQSFDHPTDTLLPGMRLGLNRMTGLDRFLTSWKSQDDPGTGDYIYKMNPTGSPQLVLYKGSTLYWRSGPWPWHTSSSAATASSGFKYYSVNNEDELSYTYFFDDPSIISRLVVDISGLLQHLMWNDGDLQWKEFWSTPKYRCDNYRHCGAYGKCGPESADSFNRFECTCLPGYEPKSPKNWYHRDGSEGCVRKQLGLSMCGNGEGFVKVELLKGPDSFNAVWMDMSMSSSECEQACLRNCSCTAFLSINIDGKGTSCLAWYGELIDISESSYEMWDLNVRVDATELAAYTRKSNGFLGHKRKLAITIISVMVTLFLVCLIGYVCLMKKRKTSLSKKKKDEENKRTVKRKLHHQSLYFNGTMGYLEGNELEESRHPDLFIFDLSCIVAATDNFSPINKLGQGGFGSVFKGQLSNGQQVAVKRLSNSSGQGIDEFKNEVMLIAKLQHRNLVKLFGCCIQGEEKMLIYEYMPNKSLDFFIFDHTRSSLLNWGKRFEIIIGITRGILYLHQDSRLRIIHRDLKTSNVLLDGEMNPKISDFGIARIFNGDQFQDKTTRIIGTYGYMSPEYAIFGKFSTKSDVFSFGVILLEIISGKKNNSSYQTHPSLTLIGHVWELWRQDRALDIVDSSITESFVSHEVLRCIQIGLLCVQEDATDRPTMLAILLMLSCETTLPSPKQPAFVFIRPTNDLGSVKGEGFYSINDVTITMFEAR
- the LOC126727320 gene encoding G-type lectin S-receptor-like serine/threonine-protein kinase RKS1 isoform X6 — protein: MDPETMVMPLILIVLFFPFCTSVDTLTPDQSIKDGQSLISNKNNFALGFFSPGNSSYRYLGIWFVKVPKQTIVWVANRNDPIIDSSGVLSINPYGNLVLHDSSKRLLWSTNVSFQGTTSVAQLQDSGNLVLVQGNNEKFIWQSFDHPTDTVLPGMRIGLNRITGLDRFLTSWKSQDDPGTGDYFCKINPTGSPQGVLYKGSTLYWRTGPWPWLSSSSAAISSSSFKYYFVNNEDEVSHAYFYDDAYIISRQVLHNSGLVQHLVWNDGDLQWKEYWSAPKYRCDNYRHCGAYGKCGPESADSFNRFECTCLPGYEPKSPKNWYHRDGSEGCVRKQLGLSMCGNGEGFVKVELLKGPDSFNAVWMDMSMSSSECEQACLRNCSCTAFLSINIDGKGTSCLAWYGELIDISESSYEMWDLNVRVDATELAAYTRKSNGFLGHKRKLAITIISVMVTLFLVCLIGYVCLMKKRKTSLSKKKKDEENKRTVKRKLHHQSLYFNGTMGYLEGNELEESRHPDLFIFDLSCIVAATDNFSPINKLGQGGFGSVFKGQLSNGQQVAVKRLSNSSGQGIDEFKNEVMLIAKLQHRNLVKLFGCCIQGEEKMLIYEYMPNKSLDFFIFDHTRSSLLNWGKRFEIIIGITRGILYLHQDSRLRIIHRDLKTSNVLLDGEMNPKISDFGIARIFNGDQFQDKTTRIIGTYGYMSPEYAIFGKFSTKSDVFSFGVILLEIISGKKNNSSYQTHPSLTLIGHVWELWRQDRALDIVDSSITESFVSHEVLRCIQIGLLCVQEDATDRPTMLAILLMLSCETTLPSPKQPAFVFIRPTNDLGSVKGEGFYSINDVTITMFEAR